TCTTCTACGAAGAAAGGAAGCTGTTGGAGTCAAAtggatttataaaattaaaaaaaatgcagATAAAGAGGTAGAGAAATTCAAAGCTCAACTTATTGCAAAAAATTCAACCAACAAATATGGAATTGACTATGTTGAAGTTTTTGCACTAGTTGCTCGTTTGGAGATAATTCGATTAATCATTTCATTAGTtgctaaaaaaattagagaatatttcaaatggatgtaAAATCAGCCTTTTTAAATGGTATTTGGAAGAGGATGTATATGTAAAacaactaatgagttatgttGTTAAAGggcaagaaaataaagtcTTGAAGTTGAAGAAGGCTTTGTACAGGCTTGAAGCAAGCACCAAGGGCATGTTACATCCGAATTGATGATTactttagaaagaaagaattcataaaatatCCTCATGAATATGGCCTCTTTGTCAAGAACAAAGAGAATGGTAATGTGCTAGTTGTTTGCTTGTATGTCGATGATTTAATCTTTACGGAAAATAATTCAGCAATGTTTGAAGAATTCAAGAAGAAGATGGCTGAAGAGTTTGAGATGATAAATATTGATATCATGTCCTATTATTTTGGAATTGGAGTGAAGCAATCAGATGATGGCATTTTTGTTTCTCAAAAAGGCTATGCAAAGAAAGccttaaaagaatttaaaatgaagAACTATCAACCTATCATTACACCTATGAAGTGTGAAGTTAAGTTATTAAGATTTGATAATGGTGAGAAGGTGAGTCCTACTTTGTATCGAAAGGTTGTTGGTAATTTAAGGCACTTAACTTGTTCTAGGTATGATATTCTTTATAGAGTTAGACTTATCAGTCGTTATATGGAGGCACCGACTAGTTCATACATGAAGGCTgccaaaaaaattttaagatatctTAAAGAAACTTTAGATTATGGATTGCTTTACACTTCTTTTGGAAATTTTAGTTTAGTTGGCTATCGCTATAGAGATTAGGGAGGAGATGTTAATGATCGAAAGAGTactacatattttatattcttatgtTTAAGATGTTGCATTTACATggaattcaaaaataaatctattgTAACTCTTTCAACTTGTGAAGCAAAGTTTGTTGCAGATGctatgtatatttgtcatgCTACATGGTTAAGAAAGTTGTTAGATATGATTATTCCACAAGAAGAAGCAACtgaaatctttttaataataagtcAACCATAGCATTGGAGAAGAATCCTGTTTTTTATGATAGGTGCAAGCATATAGATACAAGGTACCATTTTATTAGAGAGAGCATTAACAAGAAAGAAGTAGAACTGAAGTGTATGAAGTCCCAAAATCAAGTTGCTGATATATTCACTAAGACTTTAAAGTTTGAAGATTATGGAAGATCAGAAGTAAGGTTTAAGGAAGAATGTTGgaaattaaactcaaaataattaatatttagagTATTTACTATT
The nucleotide sequence above comes from Ricinus communis isolate WT05 ecotype wild-type chromosome 6, ASM1957865v1, whole genome shotgun sequence. Encoded proteins:
- the LOC125370283 gene encoding uncharacterized mitochondrial protein AtMg00810-like; its protein translation is MFEEFKKKMAEEFEMINIDIMSYYFGIGVKQSDDGIFVSQKGYAKKALKEFKMKNYQPIITPMKCEVKLLRFDNGEKVSPTLYRKVVGNLRHLTCSRYDILYRVRLISRYMEAPTSSYMKAAKKILRYLKETLDYGLLYTSFGNFSLVGYRYRD